A part of Paenibacillus sp. IHBB 10380 genomic DNA contains:
- a CDS encoding sigma-70 family RNA polymerase sigma factor has protein sequence MLIHKETQIELKEQCAELYSTLQKHCLSITNNRWDADDLTQEAFAKTLSFYASKREPNITIPLLRTIARNSWIDELRKKSKLQLGSIDECGYEDQSSEDLQEGLEQLMERLTPKQLLAFVMKEGFLYSLSEIADRLQIKETAVKALLYRARQKTQDHDGDFSHHWYNIRQDWFKSRLIQAVKYENSTVLEELIIAISEITIQNQVHRESRSSVKMMFQPLSRNQMAA, from the coding sequence ATGTTAATCCACAAAGAAACACAAATTGAACTGAAGGAACAATGTGCAGAGCTATATTCAACATTGCAAAAACACTGTCTTTCTATTACCAATAATCGTTGGGACGCCGACGATTTGACACAGGAAGCCTTCGCCAAGACCTTATCCTTCTATGCCTCTAAACGCGAACCTAATATCACCATACCCTTACTGCGTACCATTGCGCGTAATTCCTGGATTGACGAATTACGTAAAAAGTCTAAGTTACAACTTGGTTCGATAGATGAATGTGGTTATGAAGATCAGAGCTCAGAAGATCTTCAAGAAGGGTTGGAACAGCTAATGGAGAGATTAACGCCCAAGCAGCTGTTAGCGTTCGTCATGAAAGAAGGCTTCCTGTATTCATTGTCTGAGATAGCTGATAGGCTGCAGATCAAGGAGACAGCGGTTAAAGCACTCCTGTATCGGGCTCGCCAGAAGACCCAAGACCATGACGGAGACTTTAGCCACCACTGGTACAACATTCGTCAGGATTGGTTTAAGAGCCGGCTCATTCAAGCGGTTAAATATGAGAACTCCACCGTTCTAGAAGAGCTTATTATTGCCATTAGTGAAATCACCATACAAAATCAAGTTCACAGAGAATCCCGTTCATCGGTCAAGATGATGTTTCAACCATTATCACGAAACCAAATGGCGGCATGA